A window of Populus trichocarpa isolate Nisqually-1 chromosome 17, P.trichocarpa_v4.1, whole genome shotgun sequence genomic DNA:
GGAGTTAAGATATCCCTCTTATCCAGAAACTCAAGGATGGGTTTTTCCTGGCATTGGGGAATTTCAGGTACCACTGATTTAAGTAACTTTTGACAACAAATTATGAACGATAAATTTCATCAGTAAGCATATGCTCTTCTCTAACACACATTACCTAATATTTAACTGCAGTGTTATGATAAATATCTCAAAGCAGAATTCAAAGAGGCAGCAAAAAATGCAGGCCACCCTGAATGGGAATTGCCAGATGATGCAGGGACATACAATGACAAACCTGACTCAACAGAGTTCTTTAAACAAAATGGAACATACCTTACTGAAAAGGGAAAGTTCTTTTTAACTTGGTATTCCAACAAGTTGCTGATGCATGGAGATGATATCCTCGATGAAGCCAATAAAGCTTTTGTGGGATGTAAAGTCAAATTAGCAGCTAAAGTATATTTCGTAaccttgtttcttttcttaactaatgaaggaagaaaaagaataataaagcCACATTCTATTTTCAAAACAGGTATCTGGACTGCATTGGTGGTATAAACATCATAGTCATGCTGCGGAGCTCACTGCAGGATACTACAACCTGAAAGACAGAGATGGGTACCGACCAGCAGCAAGGATTCTATCAAGGCATCATGCTATTATGAATTTCACATGTCTTGAGATGAGGGACTCAGAACAATCAGCAGAAGCTAAAAGTGGACCTCAGGAACTCGTTCAGCAGGCAAGATCTCTAAATCACAGTCCCTACTTGGACTGGTTAAGATGTCTGTCATTCATTTCTGACAACCTCTTAGAATACCATTGTTAACAACCCTGGTGAATATGATGTCAATTTAAGAATGACAAGTAGTAAAGGTGCACATTTTCGTACTGTATTCATGATTAGTTGATAATTTGCCTACGCATGTGCAGGTCCTCAGCGGAGCATGGAGAGAGAAGATTGAAGTTGCAGGTGAGAACGCACTTTCAAGATACGATGCTGAAGCTTACAATCAGATCCTTCTCAATGCCAGGCCTAATGGTGTCAACAAGTGGGGTCCTCCTAAACTGAGGATGTTTGGGGTGACATACCTTCGGTTATATGATGAACTATTTGAAGAAAAGAATTTCAACCTGTTCAAGACATTCGTCAGGAAAATGCATGCTGATCAAGTAAGCAGTGCCTACAAAAATACatagaaagggaaagaaagaaaagtgcTTAGTAATGAAGTCTTTAAAAGTCCTCGTTTAATCCCAAACTTCCTATTTGTTTTCAGGATTACTGCCCAGACCCCAGCAAATATGGCCATGAAATAGGCCCGCTGGAACGATCAAACCCACCGATTCCGGTTGACGATATCATAGATGCAACGACGCCGATGAAGCCTTTCCCATGGAATAAACAAACAGATATGCCGGTTGATGGAGCTGGACAATTTGGTCTGCTTGGTGGTCTGATAAACGGGATCAAATCCATTTTCTTCAAGTGAAAACATGGAAAAATGCAGAGATATAATGAGAGTGAAGGAATCAGATTAACATTCAATGCTAATTAGGATTCCTTCTAGGGCTATGAGTGACCTTTCAATGTATCTTCTGTTTGAATAAATAATACACATTATCTATATATGGCTCACATTATCCAAGTTTACTCACCAATAAATACTGCAGTAACAAAATCCATCTTCAAAGCGGTGGAACCTGCAGACATTCTGCATAATAAAACAACTGGTTAACACGAGAGCTTGGAAATCGGCTCTATTACAGAGTGGCTATCTCCACCTGCCCGAAG
This region includes:
- the LOC18107014 gene encoding beta-amylase, yielding MQGGSKYDEKLLQNYVPLYVMLPLGVVTADNVFEGGEKLEKQLKDLRAAGIDGVMVDVWWGIIEAKGPKQYEWSAYRSLFELVNKCDLKIQAIMSFHQCGGNVGDVVYIPIPQWVRDIGETDPDIFYTNRSGNRNEEYLSLGVDHQPLFGGRTAIEMYSDYMKSFRENMADFLEAGQIIDIEVGCGAAGELRYPSYPETQGWVFPGIGEFQCYDKYLKAEFKEAAKNAGHPEWELPDDAGTYNDKPDSTEFFKQNGTYLTEKGKFFLTWYSNKLLMHGDDILDEANKAFVGCKVKLAAKVSGLHWWYKHHSHAAELTAGYYNLKDRDGYRPAARILSRHHAIMNFTCLEMRDSEQSAEAKSGPQELVQQVLSGAWREKIEVAGENALSRYDAEAYNQILLNARPNGVNKWGPPKLRMFGVTYLRLYDELFEEKNFNLFKTFVRKMHADQDYCPDPSKYGHEIGPLERSNPPIPVDDIIDATTPMKPFPWNKQTDMPVDGAGQFGLLGGLINGIKSIFFK